A genome region from Anaerobacillus alkaliphilus includes the following:
- a CDS encoding polysaccharide deacetylase family protein, translating into MPKVLLTFPNGRHKVLTMSYDDGKHADRKLLSIFNRHGIRGTFHLNSGLTETDDERISKQDIPELYKNHEVSAHTVTHPTIERSPREQLIEEIIEDRKGLESIVGYTVRGLSYPNGSYNKKIKDMLPHLGIEYARTVKSTGTFYMPDDLYEWNPTCHHNHQLLDLAKEFIGLHKQQYLYMMYVWGHSYEFDRDQNWDLIEDFCQLIGGRDDIWYATNIEIIDYVKAFHNLKFSANSQFVYNPNAMSIWLRVEDDIIEVKGGEQLSLM; encoded by the coding sequence TTTGACGATGAGTTATGATGATGGGAAACATGCAGACAGAAAGTTACTCTCTATTTTTAACCGACATGGAATAAGGGGAACTTTCCACCTGAATTCAGGATTAACCGAGACTGATGATGAGCGCATTTCAAAACAGGACATACCTGAGCTTTACAAAAATCACGAGGTATCAGCTCATACGGTGACACACCCTACCATTGAAAGATCACCGCGAGAACAACTAATCGAGGAAATCATTGAAGACCGTAAAGGATTAGAAAGCATTGTTGGTTACACTGTTAGAGGTCTTTCCTACCCAAACGGTTCTTATAACAAGAAAATTAAAGACATGTTGCCACATCTCGGGATCGAGTACGCGCGCACCGTAAAGAGTACCGGCACGTTTTATATGCCAGATGACTTGTATGAGTGGAATCCAACCTGCCATCACAACCATCAATTACTTGACTTAGCAAAGGAATTTATTGGTTTACATAAGCAACAATACTTGTACATGATGTACGTCTGGGGACACAGTTACGAATTTGATAGGGATCAAAACTGGGATCTTATCGAAGATTTTTGCCAATTAATTGGTGGCCGTGATGACATTTGGTATGCAACTAATATTGAAATCATTGACTACGTAAAGGCATTCCATAACCTGAAGTTCTCAGCTAACAGTCAATTTGTGTACAATCCAAACGCTATGTCTATTTGGCTTAGAGTCGAAGATGACATTATTGAAGTAAAAGGTGGCGAACAACTTTCGTTAATGTAA